TTACTCCAGAGGTGTAAAATATAATAAGATGTTTTATAAAATAAGGAGGCTCAATATGAAAAACATAACTTTAAATAATGGAGTTCAAATGCCTGTATTAGGATTTGGTGTTTACCAAATTACGGATCAGACTGAATGCGAACAGGCTGTTTACGATGCACTTATGGCAGGCTACAGACTTATTGATACTGCCGCTGCTTATAAAAATGAAGAAGCTGTGGGAAAAGCAATTATCAGAAGCGGAATTCCCAGAAAAAAACTGTTTATTACCACTAAACTATGGATTCAGGATGCGGGTTATGAAAATACAAAGAGGGCTTTTGAAGAGTCACTTAAAAGACTTCAAACAGATTATCTTGATCTGTTCCTGATACACCAGCCTTTTGGTGATGTTTACGGATCATGGCGCGCTATGGAAGACTTATACAATGACGGGAAAATCCGTGCTATTGGTGTGAGCAATTTTCTTCCTGACCGTCTCCTTGATCTTATTTTACACAATAAAATCACTCCTGCGGTTAATCAGGTGGAAACTCACCCCTTTCTTCAGCAGACTGAAAATGCAAAGTTTATGAAAGAAAATAAAGTACAGATAGAATCATGGGCTCCGTTTGCCGAAGGGAAAAATAATATATTTCAAAATGAGACTCTTACATTAATTGCAGATAAATATAAAAAATCTGTTGCACAGGTAATTTTGAGATGGCTGACTCAGAGAGAAATTGTCGTTATCCCGAAATCTGTTCATAAAGAAAGAATTATTGAAAATTTTGATATTTTTGATTTTGAAATTGCACAGGAAGATATGGAAAAAATTGCAGCGCTGGATACTAATACAAGCAGCTTTTTTTCACATCGTGATCCGGAAATGGTAAAATTCCTTGCCAATAGAAGATATGACGAGTAATTTTTATTTAAAACAGCCCTGTGAGCTTATCATCAGGGCTGTTTTATATATTTTCAATTTTATTTATAAATTTTACATTCTGCTATTTTATAGTATGGTTCTTCTTTTCGTATGATTCCATCTTATTTTGCAGATCTTCAAGCAATTCCATCTGAATTCCCTGTATTTCCACAAGTTTGTCCCATTGCTCAGTGATCAGATGATTTAGTTTTTCATGAAGAATCTTGATTTCTATTTCTGCTTTCAGATTTACCTGATAGTCATTCTCAGCTCTTATTCTGTCTTTTTCTTCCTGTCTGTTCTGGCTCATCATAATCACAGGAGCCTGAAGAGCAGCAAGACACGAAAGAACCAGATTCAATAAAATATAAGGGTAAGGATCAAAAGGCTTTTTCATAAGCGCTACACTGTTTAATATAATCCAGAATAATAAAATAGATATAAAAATCAGTATAAAAGTCCAGCTTCCTCCGAACTTAGCTACAGAATCAGCTATATTCTGTCCTATGACCTGCTTTCTGGAATATTCTTTATTGCTGTTTTCAGATATAATTTCTTTATTCAGTATACTGTTTAGCACTTCCTCCTCAGTCTGTGCATAAGCTTTTTCTTTTCTCAGCAATGATTCTATATACTTTTTTCTGTAATAATTCAAATCAGAACTAGATATGAAAGTATCTTCGGTAAATTCCGGATGATCTTCCATTATTAATTCTGAAATTTCGTGATAAATACTTCTTAGAAAAATCCCGTTATTACTATTCCTGATGTATTTTCCAGCATATTTTTTCATTATTTTCCAGCCTTTCCCTATAGTTTCTTCAGTAATTTTCATTAAACTGTCTATCACCTTATCTTACCATATTTCTGTGCTTGAATAAAAACCTAAAATATCTTTTTCCTTAAATTTTTAATCAGTTAAAGCTTGGGATTTCTCTATTTGAAATTCAATATTTACAGTTTTGGAAATTGTGATTTTTCCGGGATTTATTATCAGATTACTGCTGTTTGCAAGCTTTATCAGATCATTATCGGATTTTTTCGCAATCTCGTCAATATCTTCATAAAAATTATTATAGCTGTCAAAATAATCATAAACAGGTTCCGCCTGCCCTGTACTGTTATCTGTTATCATAAGGGGCTTTTTCAGACTCAGGTCTGTTTTCCCGAGAATTTTTTCTGCTTTTCCCAGAGCTTCCCTGTAAGCTTTCTCATATAATTTATTTTCTAATACTGTTTTATTATCAACATCATACTCAATATAGCCTTCGGGATAAATATTCAGAGCAAAGGCCAGATTAATGATTTTACCTATGTTTTTTATATCCCTTGTCTGTATCTTTATTCTATGGTTAACAGTCCCTCTGTCCACCTCTTTTTCCACATATTCTTCAAGGCTGTTTTCTTCTGTATCATAAGAAGCTATAG
This genomic stretch from Sebaldella sp. S0638 harbors:
- a CDS encoding aldo/keto reductase, with the translated sequence MKNITLNNGVQMPVLGFGVYQITDQTECEQAVYDALMAGYRLIDTAAAYKNEEAVGKAIIRSGIPRKKLFITTKLWIQDAGYENTKRAFEESLKRLQTDYLDLFLIHQPFGDVYGSWRAMEDLYNDGKIRAIGVSNFLPDRLLDLILHNKITPAVNQVETHPFLQQTENAKFMKENKVQIESWAPFAEGKNNIFQNETLTLIADKYKKSVAQVILRWLTQREIVVIPKSVHKERIIENFDIFDFEIAQEDMEKIAALDTNTSSFFSHRDPEMVKFLANRRYDE
- a CDS encoding DUF1003 domain-containing protein, producing the protein MKITEETIGKGWKIMKKYAGKYIRNSNNGIFLRSIYHEISELIMEDHPEFTEDTFISSSDLNYYRKKYIESLLRKEKAYAQTEEEVLNSILNKEIISENSNKEYSRKQVIGQNIADSVAKFGGSWTFILIFISILLFWIILNSVALMKKPFDPYPYILLNLVLSCLAALQAPVIMMSQNRQEEKDRIRAENDYQVNLKAEIEIKILHEKLNHLITEQWDKLVEIQGIQMELLEDLQNKMESYEKKNHTIK